A window of the Cucurbita pepo subsp. pepo cultivar mu-cu-16 chromosome LG01, ASM280686v2, whole genome shotgun sequence genome harbors these coding sequences:
- the LOC111794386 gene encoding uncharacterized protein LOC111794386, producing MGRLFFPQLITMLCLEAAVPFDEEEEKLEARNLMDYMETHRDGASSAYSLPLSTSGRWIIDATTGQRVKLVCVNWPSHMQAMLAEGLHLQPLDSITAMVAKLQFNCVRLTYSIHMFTRYANLTIQQSLENYDMKNAMTGITQNNHFMLNMTLVETYGAVVDSLATHGVMVVSDNHISQPRWCCNDDDDNGFFGDRYFDPQEWLQGIGLATQSLKHKSQVIAMSLRNELRGPNQNVDKWFQYTSQGAKLIHQINPNALVVVSGLGYDTDLSFLKNKSLGFNLDNKLVFEAHLYSFTNNMGESWTSKPLNTFCANVNQGFEDRAGFLVRGQNPVPLFVSEFGIDQTGANKGQNRFLSCFFSYLIENDFDWGL from the exons ATGGGGAGGCTGTTTTTTCCACAGTTGATAACCATGTTGTGCCTGGAGGCTGCAGTTccttttgatgaagaagaagaaaaacttgaGGCAAGAAATTTGATGGACTACATGGAAACCCATAGGGATGGCGCCAGCAGTG CCTACTCATTGCCTCTTTCAACCAGTGGAAGATGGATCATCGATGCAACGACGGGCCAACGTGTGAAGTTGGTGTGCGTAAACTGGCCATCTCACATGCAGGCCATGCTCGCAGAGGGTCTTCACCTCCAGCCGCTTGACAGCATCACCGCTATGGTAGCAAAGTTGCAGTTCAATTGTGTGCGCTTGACGTACTCAATCCACATGTTCACACGCTATGCCAATTTGACCATTCAACAATCCCTCGAgaattatgatatgaaaaatgccATGACAGGCATAACccaaaataatcattttatgtTGAACATGACTCTTGTTGAAACTTATGGAGCTGTTGTTGATTCACTTGCAACACATGGAGTCATGGTGGTTTCAGATAACCATATAAGCCAACCACGTTGGTGCTGTAACGATGACGATGACAATGGCTTCTTTGGAGATCGTTATTTTGATCCTCAAGAATGGCTACAAGGAATTGGCTTGGCAACTCAAAGTCTAAAACATAAATCTCAa GTGATAGCAATGAGCTTGAGAAACGAGCTGCGAGGACCAAACCAGAATGTTGACAAGTGGTTTCAGTACACGAGCCAAGGAGCTAAGCTTATTCATCAAATCAACCCAAATGCACTAGTGGTGGTTTCTGGGCTAGGCTACGACACTGATCTCAGCTTCTTGAAGAACAAATCTTTGGGCTTTAACTTAGACAACAAACTCGTATTTGAGGCTCACTTGTACTCCTTCACAAACAACATGGGCGAGTCGTGGACATCAAAGCCATTAAACACATTTTGTGCGAACGTTAACCAAGGATTTGAAGACCGAGCTGGATTTCTAGTGAGAGGACAAAATCCGGTGCCTCTATTTGTTAGTGAATTTGGGATCGACCAAACTGGTGCAAACAAGGGCCAAAATCGATTTTTGAGCTGCTTCTTTTCCTATCTTATTGAGAATGATTTTGACTGGGGCTTGTGA